TCGTGGCAGGCTGGAGCGCTCAGGGCACCGAAGACCGCATATTGCCCGGCAACGATAAGTCATTCACATACACTGATTTTCAGATACCGATGGATACTTCGGTAATTCTCGGCCTGCATGTAGGTTATGTGAACAACGGCCAGCAGACAGTCGTGACGGCATTTTTCAAGGAAACCGAAAACACATCGGTTCCCGAAGCACCTGCATCACTACTGGTTGCATTGGGTGGACCAATGATCGGGGTGGCATCGCTGCTTCGAAAGCGCTTTAGCCGATAAATATCATATATTATGTTTCATCAATTCCGCAGCGACAATCAGTAAGTCGCGGCGGAATTTTTTTATTACCTCCCCATCGTTCATCCCACCAAACCGTGCAACGTAACCTGGATGAAATGTGGCCATCACACGTGATCCGAAAGGTCCACCGAACCAGATGCCTTCATTCTCCGTCATCGCGAATGGCCTGTGGATCAGCACTCCCGCCGACACACTCCCCAAGCACAATATCAACGCCGGACCCACAATCTCCACCTCGCGCAAAAGCACACCCGACCATACCTCGATTTCCCTTGCAGAAGGTGTACGGTTTATGCGTCTGGTTCCCTTCATTCTGAATGACCAGCATTTGGCAGTGTTTGTAATATATACACAGCGGCGTTCGATACCCGCCATATCGAGTTCACGATCAAGAAAACAACCTACTTTGCCGACAAATGGCCTGCCTATGCGGTCCTCATCGATGCCTGGAGCTTCACCCACAATCATCAGAGCTGAATCAAGACTCCCCTCCCCCCACACAAGGTTTGTCGAGAGGTCACAAAATTCTTTTTTCAGTGTCAGCGCATCAATTTTCAGGCGATCCATTCGCTTGTTCTTGTCCATTCGGGTTCCTCAAATGGCATGCTATGGGTATCAACCTTGATGAATGTATACCCTCGGAGGAATCATTTGACCGGCCTTGGGACAAAAGGCAAGCTGGGAATAGTCTTTGCACTGCATGAGGAAGCAGCAGGGCTTGCGCGCGTACTGGCCGAGTCCAGGTCAGCCGTCCGCATGCGAAATGGTGACATTGCGTGCCTCATAGGTCAACTGGAAGTGTATGCAGTCATAGGCGGGGTTGGGCAAGCCGGATGTCGGAAAGCGGTTAATACACTAATCGACTCCGGCGCCGGATGGATAATATCCTCTGGTTTTGCTGCCGGGCTTGACCCTGCCGCGAAAGTCGGAGATGTTGTTATCGCGGATCGAATAATCACGACTCAGCCCGGCCAAGCCACATATCAAAGTGACCCCGGACTCCTGGCAGCCCTGCCTCCTCGGGACACAAACAGAGAATTTTCCGTGTATACTTGTGATATGGTCTCTGTTGATAACGTCATAGGCAGCCCGGAAGAAAAGAAAAATATCTATTTGTCAACCGGAGCAGGGGCGCTAGACATGGAGTCATACGCGGCGGCCGCCGCATGCTGCAGGCGAGGGGTCCCATTTGCAGCCATACGGAGTATAAGCGACACCGCATCCGACTCTATCCCCGAGCACATAATCACACTTATCTCAATCGAGAGCACCTGGAGACAATTGTTATATATAGCAAGCAGACCTCATATATGGCAAAACGTCAGACAAATGCGTAAAAACGCCGGCAGCGCCGCAAACAACCTGGCCGATGTCCTGGGATTTATGTTGTTAAGGATGATATAACTAAGCAATTTACGCTAAGTAAAGTGCATAATCCGGGTCTCCGAGAGTATTATTCACGTTTCTCGTGAATAATGCGGGCTAGCGCAATTACCCCAACGTTTGATATACTAATTTATTGCATAAATATTACTGTCGAGTGACATGCGGAGGCTGGCGATTACATTGGAACTGATTCCTGCAATAGATATGATGGACGGAAAGTGTGTCCGGCTGATGCAGGGTCGGTTCGATGATGTGACTATTTTCGCTGATGATCCGGCACAGATTGCGCGCCGGTGGGAAGATGAAGGCGCACAGCGTCTGCATCTTGTCGACCTCAACGGTTCACGCATGGGCGCACCGCAGGAGACCGAGTCTATCAAACGGATCGTTGCAGCCGTAAAGATTCCTGTCGAACTCGGCGGCGGCATCCGAAGCCTGCAAACGGCAAAGCAGATGCTGGATATAGGTGTTGGTCGAGTGATTATCGGCACATCAGCCGCTCTGGACAGCCATCTTGCCGAGACTATCTTCAAAGAACTCGGCGAGAGAGCGGTGTTGGGTGTGGATGCACGCGATGGATACGTGGCGATCAAGGGCTGGGAAGAGACCACGCGCGAAAAGGCAGTCGATTTCACGCTCAGAATGCAGTCTCTCGGCGCAAAGCGTGTGATATATACCGATATTTCGCGGGACGGCATGCTTGCAGGAACAAACATTGCTGCGATGAAGCATATGGCCCAATCTATCGATATTCCGGTCATTGCATCGGGCGGTATCAGCACAATCGAAGATATCAAACAGCTTAAATCGCTGGAAAATATTGGAATAGAGGGAGCAATTCTCGGCAAGGCGCTCTATACAGGTGATCTTTCGCTTGCCGAGGCTCTGGCAATATAATTCTCTGGAGGAAAGATGGAAGTAATCCCGGGTATAGACCTGCTCGATGACAAATGCGTGTGTCCTGTGCACATGTCTTTTGGACAGAACACACCGCATTCTCACGACCCCGGGCATGTCGCCAAGACCTGGGCAGACCAGGGAGCACGTCGGTTGTATTTAGCCGATCTCGAAGGCGCCCGCATGGGCGAGCCTCAAAACCTCAAAGCGGTGAAAATGATAATCGAAACCGCAAAGATCCCAGTCGACCTCGGCGGTGGAATACGAAGTGTAGATACTGCAAAACGGGTCCTCGACCTGGGTGTGGGTAGGATCGTAGTAGGGACAAGCGCTGCATTGGAGGATCAGTTCGCAAAGGAGCTTTTCAGCACGCTTGGTGACAGGACAATATTGAGCCTGGCGAGCCTCAACGGCTACGTGGCTGTCCGTGACTGGCAGGCAAGGACCGATGAACGCGCGGATGATTTTGCAAAGCGCATGTGTGATCTTGGAGCGCGCCGCATTGTCTTCACAGATGTATCCCGAAAAGGCATGCATGGCGGCGTAAATATAATCGCAGTCAAACGCATGGCTGAGAAACTCAATGTGCCGATTATCGCATCCGGCGGAGTCAGCAGCCTTATAGATATCCAAGAATTAAAAGCCCTCGAACCAATAGGTGTCGAGGGTGTTGTTTTAGTTACTGCAATTTATTCTGGTACAATAAATCTTGCCGATGCCATAGCCGCCGGTATTTAGGACTTGACAAACAGCAAAAACCGTCTATATACTGTGGCGATATATATTGTGTGACTTATTGCATATTTACGGGTAGTTTGCGTTTTGGTAATCAATACGCCCGGAGGATTGTCCTACAATATGGCAATAGAAATTGGAAGCACGCAAAAAGGCCTCGTGCTCAAGGTTGCCGAATACGGCGCTATAGTGCGATTGCCTGAAGGCAGCACTGGACTCGTCCACATATCAGAAATAGCCAATACTTACGTGCGCGATATACGTGACTACATAAGTGAAGGCGACGATATCAAGGTCAAGGTATTGCGTATCGGCCCCAAAGGGCGTTTCGAGTTGTCCATCAAACAATGCGACCCGAACGTTGTAAGTCCACAGAGTAAACCCACAATACCGGTTGCAGCAGGTGTCGGAGCATCATTTGAAGACAGGCTCTCTAAATTCTTGAAAGACAGCGAGGAGCGCATGCATGACATCAAACGCCGCAATGAGTCGAAACGCGGGCGCAAGTAACTAATATACTCTGCTGTTGGCGGCGCAGGCGTCTTTCATTATCTTCTCGAAGCGGCGGCCGTATTCCACATACGTATCGAACTTGATCTGTTCATCCGACCTGACTGACGCATCGTGGTATACCACAGCCATATGAGGCTCAATCGAGAACCCACCATCGTAACCACTCGCAATCAGATCATTTACAATCTTCACTACGTCGCCTTCGCCTTCACCGGGATACGTGAACGTAGCTTTTTTGGCCTGCTCATCCCAGATGCCGTCCTTTATGTGGACATAAGCCACTTGCTCTTTCACATGCGAATAAAACTCCCACGATGACTGCATCGGGTATGGCTTGGGCTTTGTCTTGTCGAGATTGCAGACGGGGTTACCGGTGTCATAAACGAGCTTGAGGCCGGGCACATTCTCCAGAATTTTGAGAGTGTATGTCCATCCCATGCCGCCATAGTTCATGCAGTTCTCATGCACACACTGCAAGCCCGCATCTGCAAACATAGCCTGAATCAGCCGAAGCCGTTTGAAGCGTTCCTGCTCCATCTGGTCATCAGGCTCGTGATCCGCCAAAACAGCGAAACTCATGATG
The nucleotide sequence above comes from bacterium. Encoded proteins:
- a CDS encoding uracil-DNA glycosylase, whose protein sequence is MDKNKRMDRLKIDALTLKKEFCDLSTNLVWGEGSLDSALMIVGEAPGIDEDRIGRPFVGKVGCFLDRELDMAGIERRCVYITNTAKCWSFRMKGTRRINRTPSAREIEVWSGVLLREVEIVGPALILCLGSVSAGVLIHRPFAMTENEGIWFGGPFGSRVMATFHPGYVARFGGMNDGEVIKKFRRDLLIVAAELMKHNI
- the hisA gene encoding 1-(5-phosphoribosyl)-5-[(5-phosphoribosylamino)methylideneamino]imidazole-4-carboxamide isomerase, with translation MELIPAIDMMDGKCVRLMQGRFDDVTIFADDPAQIARRWEDEGAQRLHLVDLNGSRMGAPQETESIKRIVAAVKIPVELGGGIRSLQTAKQMLDIGVGRVIIGTSAALDSHLAETIFKELGERAVLGVDARDGYVAIKGWEETTREKAVDFTLRMQSLGAKRVIYTDISRDGMLAGTNIAAMKHMAQSIDIPVIASGGISTIEDIKQLKSLENIGIEGAILGKALYTGDLSLAEALAI
- a CDS encoding 1-(5-phosphoribosyl)-5-((5-phosphoribosylamino)methylideneamino)imidazole-4-carboxamide isomerase (catalyzes the formation of 5-(5-phospho-1-deoxyribulos-1-ylamino)methylideneamino-l-(5-hosphoribosyl)imidazole-4-carboxamide from 1-(5-phosphoribosyl)-5-[(5-phosphoribosylamino)methylideneamino] imidazole-4-carboxamide); translation: MEVIPGIDLLDDKCVCPVHMSFGQNTPHSHDPGHVAKTWADQGARRLYLADLEGARMGEPQNLKAVKMIIETAKIPVDLGGGIRSVDTAKRVLDLGVGRIVVGTSAALEDQFAKELFSTLGDRTILSLASLNGYVAVRDWQARTDERADDFAKRMCDLGARRIVFTDVSRKGMHGGVNIIAVKRMAEKLNVPIIASGGVSSLIDIQELKALEPIGVEGVVLVTAIYSGTINLADAIAAGI
- a CDS encoding S1 RNA-binding domain-containing protein — translated: MAIEIGSTQKGLVLKVAEYGAIVRLPEGSTGLVHISEIANTYVRDIRDYISEGDDIKVKVLRIGPKGRFELSIKQCDPNVVSPQSKPTIPVAAGVGASFEDRLSKFLKDSEERMHDIKRRNESKRGRK
- a CDS encoding sugar phosphate isomerase/epimerase; this translates as MFLTGFADEAAVDVDGQIRATKELGWCNVESRAINNTNIHDLTDSDFDIVYGKLQDAGVKINCFGSAIGNWAKKIDEPVDSSIAEAKRAIPRMQKLGCKLIRIMSFAVLADHEPDDQMEQERFKRLRLIQAMFADAGLQCVHENCMNYGGMGWTYTLKILENVPGLKLVYDTGNPVCNLDKTKPKPYPMQSSWEFYSHVKEQVAYVHIKDGIWDEQAKKATFTYPGEGEGDVVKIVNDLIASGYDGGFSIEPHMAVVYHDASVRSDEQIKFDTYVEYGRRFEKIMKDACAANSRVY